Proteins from a single region of Bdellovibrio bacteriovorus HD100:
- a CDS encoding porin family protein, translated as MKSFFLGSLFVASCFISISPTAWAQTNAQNVYISAADQDLAIKSIVLVPTTDNVGGIYAKPAEEELRNLLNEDKQWSLSNFPKDLKIKSETLDENPSEVQTVLQSTQSEAALTSKIIRGPRGISITLTLFVGREGLPLLQESLNDYKGFETAEIKNEVRRLFENLKYRMPFRATILSRRGQQVTLNLGSNYGLKPDSRVSVVQIIKINRHPKLKFMVSTEKEVLGRVKLFKVEPFMSFGYVEMEKDPGVIAVGSKVMPDEFVKYSTPITTPSGKVLQDISTRPDKDVAFGEEPTEWLPTMPPQFGKVELMAGFGNYTQNSSLTTPESVSGSNNFAPNILVRGELWLNPEWYMGVHLRQSVFSIDNNQTGSSPSSLNMSVGQYGVNAGYNFLLTNDFFGPKLQIGAGYMTTKFTVDGSTPTTFTSMDYSGFLISLAGQFPLSEEIPVDIGGRFDFYMNPGMSESQDSGSGSDSKINSFSFFMDYKMKTRFKIRGELMIENYSTDFSGATRATSTSHKMTTLFGGVQYLF; from the coding sequence ATGAAATCATTCTTCCTAGGTTCCCTCTTCGTCGCGTCCTGTTTCATTTCAATCAGCCCGACCGCGTGGGCCCAGACTAATGCCCAGAACGTCTATATCAGTGCCGCCGACCAAGATCTTGCCATTAAATCCATCGTGCTGGTTCCAACCACCGACAACGTGGGTGGCATCTACGCAAAACCTGCGGAAGAAGAACTTAGAAATCTTTTGAACGAAGACAAACAGTGGTCTTTGTCCAACTTTCCAAAAGATTTGAAAATCAAATCAGAAACTCTGGATGAAAATCCGTCGGAAGTTCAAACCGTTTTGCAATCCACGCAAAGCGAGGCCGCCCTGACTTCAAAAATCATCCGTGGTCCCCGCGGGATTTCCATCACGCTGACCTTGTTTGTGGGCCGCGAAGGCCTGCCGCTGTTGCAGGAATCCCTGAATGACTACAAGGGCTTTGAAACTGCGGAAATCAAAAACGAAGTCCGTCGTCTGTTTGAAAATCTGAAGTACCGCATGCCTTTTCGCGCCACCATTCTGAGCCGTCGTGGCCAGCAGGTGACCCTGAATCTGGGAAGCAACTATGGGCTAAAACCTGACAGCCGTGTGTCCGTCGTTCAGATCATCAAGATCAACCGTCATCCAAAACTCAAATTCATGGTCAGCACCGAAAAAGAGGTTCTAGGCCGCGTGAAACTTTTCAAAGTCGAACCATTCATGAGCTTTGGTTACGTCGAAATGGAGAAAGACCCGGGCGTGATCGCCGTCGGATCCAAAGTGATGCCGGATGAGTTTGTAAAATACTCCACACCCATCACCACCCCTTCAGGAAAGGTTCTTCAGGACATCAGCACCCGCCCGGATAAGGACGTGGCCTTTGGCGAAGAGCCCACCGAATGGCTGCCGACAATGCCTCCGCAATTCGGTAAAGTGGAATTGATGGCGGGTTTTGGCAACTACACCCAAAACAGCAGCCTGACCACACCAGAGTCGGTGAGTGGCAGCAACAACTTCGCCCCGAATATTTTAGTGCGTGGTGAACTGTGGCTGAACCCGGAATGGTACATGGGCGTTCACCTGCGCCAGTCGGTGTTCTCAATTGATAATAACCAAACCGGAAGCTCCCCTTCGTCTTTGAACATGTCTGTGGGCCAATACGGCGTGAATGCGGGCTATAACTTCCTGCTGACTAATGACTTCTTCGGTCCGAAGCTGCAAATCGGTGCCGGCTATATGACAACCAAGTTCACCGTGGATGGCAGCACGCCCACCACGTTCACCAGCATGGACTATAGCGGCTTCCTGATCAGCCTGGCCGGTCAGTTCCCGCTGTCTGAGGAAATCCCTGTGGATATCGGCGGACGCTTTGATTTCTATATGAATCCCGGCATGAGCGAATCCCAGGACAGCGGTTCAGGATCTGACAGCAAGATCAATTCGTTCAGCTTCTTTATGGATTATAAAATGAAAACGCGATTTAAGATCCGCGGTGAGCTGATGATTGAAAACTACAGCACGGACTTCTCGGGCGCGACCCGTGCCACCAGCACCAGTCACAAGATGACAACGTTGTTTGGCGGGGTTCAGTACCTGTTCTAA